From Nicotiana tabacum cultivar K326 chromosome 20, ASM71507v2, whole genome shotgun sequence, one genomic window encodes:
- the LOC107771553 gene encoding putative carboxylesterase 2 — protein MAASNAELDYEFLPYLRVYKNGHVERLLGIDSVPAGPDSQTGVSSKDISNIIPDTEVYVRIYVPNISILGNQKLPLVIYFHGGGFCMFTPSSSNYHNYLNTLVSESRIIAVSVHYRRPPEHPLPIAYEDSWQALQWVFSHCNGDGQEPWLNEHANFGRVFLSGDSAGANIAHNLAMAAGSVEPELMVDILGVALVHPYFWGSGSIGSEALYPDKKAHVDRLWSFACPSNPDNDDPRINPMLEGAPSLTSLGCRRVLISVAEKDILKDRGWAYYQALGRSGWMGVVEIQETEGVDHVFHLNNLQCQKSKDLIKNLAHFFNRERPHFL, from the coding sequence ATGGCTGCGAGCAATGCAGAGCTGGATTACGAGTTCCTACCATATCTTCGAGTCTACAAAAATGGCCATGTTGAGAGACTTTTAggcattgattcagttccagcaGGCCCTGATTCTCAAACTGGAGTTTCATCCAAAGATATATCAAACATTATTCCTGATACTGAAGTCTATGTTCGTATTTATGTCCCAAATATTTCCATTCTCGGCAACCAAAAACTACCTCTTGTTATTTACTTCCATGGTGGAGGTTTTTGTATGTTCACTCCATCTTCATCCAACTATCATAACTACCTCAACACCCTCGTGTCCGAATCGCGAATCATCGCTGTTTCTGTTCATTACAGAAGACCACCTGAACACCCTCTTCCTATTGCCTATGAAGATTCATGGCAAGCACTTCAATGGGTTTTTTCTCATTGTAATGGCGATGGTCAAGAGCCGTGGTTGAATGAACACGCGAATTTCGGGCGTGTTTTTCTCTCCGGTGACAGTGCGGGTGCTAACATTGCTCATAATTTAGCAATGGCTGCTGGAAGTGTTGAGCCAgagcttatggttgatattcttGGTGTTGCTTTAGTCCACCCATATTTTTGGGGGTCGGGTTCAATCGGGTCGGAGGCCTTGTACCCGGATAAGAAGGCACATGTGGACCGGTTGTGGTCTTTTGCGTGTCCTTCGAATCCGGATAATGATGACCCGAGAATTAACCCGATGTTAGAAGGTGCACCAAGCTTAACGAGTCTGGGTTGTCGTAGAGTCTTGATTAGTGTAGCGGAGAAGGATATTTTGAAGGATAGAGGTTGGGCTTACTATCAAGCATTGGGTCGGAGCGGATGGATGGGTGTGGTTGAGATCCAAGAAACAGAAGGAGTGGATCATGTATTTCATTTGAATAATTTGCAGTGTCAAAAGTCCAAAGATTTGATCAAGAATTTGGCTCATTTCTTCAACAGAGAAAGGCCTCATTTTCTTTAG